In the Roseofilum reptotaenium CS-1145 genome, AATAAACCCGCCATATCTCTGGCACTTGAACCGACTCCTTTGGAGGAACTCATTTTTGTCCCATTGACTAAAATAAATTCATAGGGCGAATGGAAAGGTGGTTGTTTTTTCAGTACTTTGCGACAAATTGCATTGGCCACATCACGAGATCCACCTTTTTGGGAATGGTCTTTTCCTGCCAATTCAATGGTGACTCCCAAGATATCCCATTTGGCGACCCATTCCACTTTCCAAGGTAATTTTCCATTCCCATCAAAGGGAGAAACCCAGCCCGAATAACCACATCCTTCTACCCAATCGGTGCTATCTGGTTTGCAGGTATAAAAGACTTGTTCGCCGTTGTAATCGCTGACGACAGTCGTGGCGATTTTACCACAATTTTCACAGACGACTTGGAAGGGATACCAATCATCAGGTCGTTTGGCTTTACTGACTTGTTCATAGGCTTGGCGAATTAAGTCAGCATTGTTTAAAAAGGTGTCAATGTAGGGATTGAGTTGTCCAGTGCGATAGAGATCGCGCAGATAATAAACTTTTGGCTGTACTCCCAAATATTCAAAGACTTGTAGAAACTCGCCCATAAAATATTTGGCGTAGTCGCTGGCTGTTTCTTCTGGGGAGGGGACATTACAGAGAGGATAGCCTAGGTAGGGTTTAAAGTGTTCCTGGTTGAGATACTTTGGAACGGTATCTAAGGCATCATAATCATCGACACCATAAAGGAACTTAACGAGTTTTTGGGCCTGTTTTAAGGCACGATAGATGACATCATGGATAATGACTCCCCGTAGCGATCCGACATGAACACGACCGGATGGAGTTTTCGAGTCATTGACAATTTGTTCGCCCTGTGCATCTTGTGCAATCTTATCGGCCCAAAACATAATGCATTTTTATTTATCCACAATCTTTTTAGTATAATATCAATGATCTAAAAAATCTAGGTTTTGAAGCTCTTTAATCTGCCTCTATGTCTTCCATAACTGAATCTTATCCAGCTTGGAGTCGATCGCTCACTCAACCTGGGACAGAGTTTCCCCCAACACCCCTTGAGATCTTAGAAGGTGCGATACCGCAAGGGTTACGAGGAACACTTTATCGTAATGGCCCTGGACGGTTAGAACGGGGTGGTGTGCGCGTGGGTCATTGGTTTGATGGGGATGGTGCAATTCTGGCGGTTAAGTTTACGGATGAGGGAGCAACTGGGGTTTATCGATATGTGCAAACGGAAGGATATTGTGCAGAGGGTGCGGCGAATCAGTTTTTGTATTCCAATTATGGCAGGACTGCCCCGGGTCCGCTTTGGCAACGTTGGGGAAAGCGACCGAAACATTCAGCGAATACGTCGGTTTTGGCCCTACCTGATAAACTTTTAGCCCTGTGGGAAGGCGATCGCCCCTATCGGTTAGACTTGGAAACGTTAGACACTGAGGGTAAGGATGACCTATCCCAGTTACAACCAGGAATGTCCTATTCTGCCCATCCGAAAGTAGATGCTCAGACGGGGGAAATTTTCAACTTTGGTACAATTCTGGGAGCCAAACCAAAATTATGTTTATATAAGAGCGATCGCACGGGCAAAATTCTCCAAATGGGCGAACATGTTCTCAAGAGTGTGTCCATTATCCATGATTTCGTTCTCGCTGGCCCCTATTTGGTCTTTTTCATTCCCCCCATTAAATTGAAGTTATTCCCGATTTTGCTGGGGACTCAGTGTTTTTCTGATGCTCTGGAATGGCAACCGAATGGAGCCACACAAATTTTAATTTTCGATCGCCAAACCCTCTCTCTGGTGTCCCAACAAGAAGCACCTCCCTGGTTCCAGTGGCACTTTAGCAACGGATTTATGGATGAACAGGGGAACCTGGCGATCGATTTCGCCCGTTATGAGGACTTCCAAACCAATACATTTCTGAAAGAAGTCCCCAGTGGCAAAACTCATACGAAAGCATTAAGTCAATTGTGGCGATCGCATCTTAACCCAAAAACAGGGGAACTCATTGACCATTATCCCTTGATTGAGCAGCATAGCGAATTTCCCATTGTCTCCCCCCTAGAAGTTGGAAAACCGGCACGCTATACCTATCTGTCCATGCATCGTCCAGGAACCCCATTAGGTGAAGATTTACTGAATGTCATTGCTCGTTGGGATAACCAAACCCAAACCTTGGAAATGGGCGATCCAGGTCTCGGATCGTACCCCACAGAACCGCTTTATGTCCCCAGTCCAGAAACAGAAGAGAAGGGTTGGGTGCTAACTGTGATTTATCATTCCTCTAGTCATACCAGCGAAATCTGGATTTATGATGCCCATCACCTCAGTGATTCCCCCGTTTGTCGGTTAGGATTACCCAGCGTTATCCCCATCGGATTTCACGGTACATTTGCGAACGAGCATCAGAAACCCGTTTTCTAGTGGACTCTTTCATCTTATGTGATGCATTAAAAAAAGATGAGGAAGAAGAGAAGTTAGGACAGTTTCCATTGCCTATTGCCTCAAAATAACCAAGCGATTCACGCTCAAAATTCCCGTTGGGCTAAAATAATTGTGGCTAAAGCCAATAACGCTATCGTGTAGACAATACCATATCCTGCATTTGTGGTCAGGGTCACAGCACCCGGTAAAGAGTTCATCCCATACACCGCTAAGTTTTTCACATCCAAGCGAGATAGATCGGGCACAATAATGAATAAGACTTGACTCAGACGGGAAAACAAGGGAGTTTCGACTAAGGCATTCAGTTTCACCATATCGGCGCTTAAGTTACCCATGAAATAAATGCCAAATGTGAGGAAAAGAGCCACTAAGGAACGGGTAAAGACTCCAAATAAAATGGCTGCTGCTGTAATCAAGGATAGCTTTAGAATGAGGAACAGAGCAGAAATAATCAGGGCAGTTAAAGACGCATAACTGGTTTGATTTAAGGTTAAGATTCCCAGATAAATCCCCATCATGCCAACGACTAAGACGCTCAAAACTGCCGAAACGCCTAAAAATTTGCCCACAATTAGTTCAGAGATATTGAGGGGTTTGGCAATCAGTAAATAAATGGTTCGCTGGTCAATTTCTTTGTTAATTAATCCAGTACTGATAAATACCGTTACTGCCACTCCTAGAATCTCCATCAATCCTAAGCCCACATCCAGAAGAATTTTATCTTCTACGGTGGAGGCAACTTCCCGAACTACGGGGATCATAAACACGATTATGATGGCGAATAATCCCCATACATAGAGAATGCGATCGCGGATGGTTTCGGCAAATACATTATTGGCAACAACCCTGAGTCGATTAAAATTCATAGGTCTGTCTAAAAGCAGGATAAATTAGTCGGAGCTGAATGGCGATCGGAGTTTTCCTGGGTCTAATTTTATCACAAATAAGCTGTTATCCATGTTCTGGTTCACCAACTGTGGATTGGCGATCGCCCATTCATCAATCATAAAGTAAAAGTAAATCCAGCAACTGATGAGTAAACTACTCAGAAGAATGATAATATTTCTTTGCAAGCGTTTTTTCCCTTCTGCCGATCCGAGATCGAGGGAGCGGAGTCTGATCGCGTCAGGAAAGAGTTGAGTGAGGGCGATCGATTCCGGATAGCTCACCCACAACACTTTCTGTGAAACCCTATCGAGTGTCCTACTCATAATCAGAGAGAAAATCAACCAGATAATGATGGGTTTGAAATCGATACCCCAACAGTCTAGAGTATATTGACTCAGGAAAATCCATAGGGCATAGAGTACAGTGAGAAACCCAAAGAAAGCGATTGGCTCTTGCAGTTTTTCCAGTTTGAAGATGGGCATTAAAGCCGCAATAGTCCAGAACCCAAAACCGATCATAAACAGGATTTGCCAGAGAGTCGGCGGCTTGGAAAATAGAGTCTTGAACAGTTGAATAAAGTTGCTCATGAATCGGTTAAGGTGTATTCAAACTGAACCGAATAAATTTCATCAGGACTACAAGTAAAATAACGCTATTACTCATCAAATGGGCATTAAATACGGTGCGAGAAATTGCTTTTTCGATAAAGGCTTCACGGGCGGCGATACTAAATCCTCCTTCTCCATATTTTCTTTGTATCCACATCTTGCGAATATTACGCAGAAGAGCTAATCCTTGCCGTTTGACAAACCAGCCAATCAGAAAAGCACCGATAATTGCCAGTAAAATCCAGGATAGACTCGATCGCTCCCACTGGCCAAATAGGACTAAATCAATTACATTTTGGCGAATGGGATTGGGCAATAAGAGTTCTAAATTAAAGAATAAGAACCAACCGATTAGGTTGGCAAGCAAATTCAGTGTAGCGGCATAAAAAATGCTAAAACGGGGATGAAGCTGAAGTTGAGTATGGAGAAAATAGGATTCAATGGCGATCGCCACCCATAAGCAGAGTATCTGTAAGGCGATCGTTCGTAGGGGCAGGATAACTATCACCGGATAATTAATACTTAACAATTAGCAATTAACAATTACTTTAGATTATTAATTGTTAATTGCTAAACTGATCCTAGCTTTTATCGAGTTCCCGGCGCAGTTGCTCCAAGTCATCATCAACTTCTGAAGTCGAGCGACTTGAATCAGGAGTACCTTGGGGCAGAGCCGCTTGATTGGGTGATGCGCCAGTTAGCTGGGCTTTCATGGCAGCCAACTCATCATCGACATCACTTCCTTCTAAGGCTGCAAACTGTTCTTCAATTCCCGTACCACCAATCTCGTAGGCTGCCTGACTTCTGGCTTCCATTTGCAGCACTTTTTCTTCCATCCGATCAAACGCAGCGAGGGAACTACTGGTTCCGATGTTCGAGACGGTATTCTGCAAGTTTTCTTGAGCTTTAGCTGCTTGCATCCGTGCTTTGAGCATGTCTTTCTTGGTTTTCGCCTCAGAAATCTTGCCCTCTAGCTGCATTAAGTTTTTCTTCAGGGTATCTACCTGGGCGGTTTGTTGCTCTAAAGAAACTTTAATGGTGGTGGCGCTGTCACTCTGAGCTTTTTTGCGCTGCAATGCTTCCCGAGCTAGATTTTCGTCGCCCTTCTGTAGAGCCAGTTGTGCCCGTTGCTGCCATTTATTGGCTTCATTTTGGGCTGTGTTATATTGTTGCTGGCTCTTTTTTTGGCTGGCGATCGCACTAGCTACCGCTTGCCGAAGTTGGATCAGATCTTCCTGCATATCAATAATAGACTGCTCGAGTATCTTCTCCGGGTCTTCTGCTTTATTCACAAGATCGTTTATATTAGCTCTCAGAACTCGGCCGATCCGATCGAATAATCCCATAATTCTAATTCTGCTTTCCTGTCAGGGTCTATATACAGATTATAGTGGAGGGGAAAAGGCAATAGGGAGGAGAGGCAATAGGTAATAGGCAATAGGGAAGAGTTGGGTGGCACGCTAACATTTCCCATAATTATTAATTTGGTTAATAACCTACAGTTCATTGAGTCGCGATCGCAACTCCTCTAATTCGCGATCGTACTCGGACTTGCTTCTGGGGGCTTGGCTTTTCAGTTGCGTTTTTATCAGGGTGAGTTCCTCCTCTACGGAAATCTCTGTCCCTGATTCTAAAGCTTGGAATTGCTTCTCTACAGGATCTTTTCCCCATTCGGAACTCAGTTGAGCTTGGGCTTCGAGTTCTTGTACCTTATTTTCCATCCGCTCTAAAGCTGCTGATGTACCTCTAGGATTCAATTGATTCATCACTTGATGCAACTGTTCGGAGGTTTTAGCCGCACGGGCGCGGGCAATATAAAGTTCTTTCTTCGCTTTAGCCTCCGCTATTTTGCCTTCTAGGGTGCGTAAATCATTCCTCATACGATCCACCACATCCCCTTGCTGTTCCAGGTGTTCCTGGAACAGTCGCGCTGTTTCTAGATACGGTTTGCGTCGGTTTAGAGCTTCCCGGGCCAGAGTTTCATCCCCTTTTTCTAGAGAGAGTTGGGCCCGTTTGTGCCAATCTTCGGCACTTACCGTAGCTTGATGATATTGCCGTTCTGTACGTTTTTGCACGGCGATCGCCTGAGCTACCGATTGTCGCAGACGCACCATATCATCTTGCAATTCTAAGATAGCGGTTTCTAGGAGCTTTTCCGGGTCTTGCCGTTGAACGATCCAGTCATTCACTTGGGCACGAACGGCACGAAATAGGCGATCGACAACACTCATAATCCCATCCCCATTTACTCATCATCATAAATTTTGGCAGAAATTCCCTCAATTTTCAGTTCCTCCACGAACGTTTCTGCCATTTCTCGATGATAAAACGACCCCAAGTACACATAAATCCCATCCGCAAAATTGCGTAAATACGCATCGGGAACCAAGGATTGAATTTTCGCCATCATACTCCCATCCTCATAATTAGCCACTACCGAATAGGATTGACCATTCTCGGACTCCGGCAAAGTCGCCACCGGTTCCGGCATCCATTCCTGTTCTGCAGGCATATCTACTGGGATAGGAACAGATCCCGTAAAGCCCTGAAGATAATTTTGAGGAGGGACAGGTTCAGGTACCGGTTCAGCAAATGACGGAACCTCTGGAGGCATGATGGGTGTTGCGGCTTGCAACTGGGGCAACTCGTGAGGATTGGGGGGGACAGTCATCCCAGGCACAACTGGAGGAGCAGGAGGTAAAGGGGCTGAAGGTTCGATCTCTTGTACAGGTGTCCCTTGAGGCGTTGGCGGCAATTCTGATTCTGGTTCCGGTGCAGCGGAAAGAATCGGTAAACTCAACACCCGCAAATTCAGCCCCGATGAGCGGTTAGACTCCGAAGAGGTGGGAGGCTCTACTGGAGTTTTCGCGACTACAGGCGAAGCGACTGGAATCGGGGAAGCCACTGGAGAAGGTTGGGGGGGTTGCTTGGGTTCCAGAACACTCAAACTCTCCAGGGTTAACTGGCCAAATTCTGAAGTTGGGCGAGGGGTAGATTGGGAAACATTAGAAGAATTCGCTGGAGTTGTTGCAGGTTCTGGAGCAGATTCGGGAACAGTGGGATTAGGCTGCCGGAAGGGACTATTGGGGAACAAGTAACGCATCAGCGAAGGGTTAAGAAAAATCACCCCAAATGTAATGCACAGCAGAATCAAGAGCAGAGTGGAACCGATCCCCAGGGGAGTAAGCCAGGGATTAAACGCTGGGGTAGGGACAGGGCTTTCGTCTTCCTCTTCCTCCTCAGCTAAACTTCTGAGCAATTCTTCTGAAGATTCTAGGTAATCCTCTGGGGGACTATCGGCTTCAAACCCTGTATCCGGTTCAGCCAGATTTTGATCGGCAAAAGAGGTAGATAGGGCAGCCCCTAAATCGGTATCCGCTGAGGGGGATAGGGAAGCTGGACGTTCTGGAGGGGTTTCTAGCGTCTCTGGAGAGGGGGGGCGCTTCGGTTGGGGGCGTTCTGGAGGCGGCGGTGAGACTAACTCTAAGGTTTTTCCTCCCTGTCCTTGAGCTGTTGCCGTTAACGCATAGCTTTTCAGAGGTGGAGTATATCCTTGGCGATATCGCCGATATCGGGTTAATTCTTCCTCTAGGCTGACATTCAGACTCGTGAGAGCCGCTTGCAGCGGGAGGGAGATGGCATAGGTCTGGTGGGGTTCGGGTGCTGGTTTTGCCGGAAAACGGTTACTCATCGCCAAGGTCTTGCCGTAGTGATTCGGTGAATCTGCTTATTTGAGCGTTGATTGTATCTTATTTTGATGCGTAATGATAGGGAGACCCTAGAATTTTATTCACAAACATTTAAATTCGAGCCATGTTTCTCTGGATTTTTGGTAATACTGGCTACGTTTTGGCGATCGCTCTAAGGGATAAGTCAAGAGCAAGGAACCTATCCTTCATCCGTATTTTTATTGCCCGGATTATAACGGAGGCGATCCAGATTAATCATCAGTGCAATGGGAGCGGTCTTGTTGATCCCCAATAGTTTATCCCGGAAATAACCCCTTATTCCTGACAGGGATGATAGTGAAAACGGAGAATTCATGTCCAAATTTAAAGCAAACATAAAAAAAGTATAAAGCTATTTTCAATTTGTCTAAGAGATAACTGAAAATAGAATAGAAGCCGATATCCGCCCCCTATTGAGGATCTGCCATGAACAACTCCAATTGTCAAACCTCCGCTTGTCGGTATTGCCGCCACTTTACTCCTGAAGGTCGGCGAGGGGGCAACTGCCAACAACTCAATGTTCCTGTGCGCGGTGGATGGAAAGCTTGTCCCTTAGCTATTCCAGCTTTTGCCCCGTCTTGGGAAGGTTTAGAAGGTTTAGGACTTTGGCAGTATGAACCCTTAACCGCGATCGAAACCCAGTCCAAGCCATTAGAACCCGTTGCCCTCAAAGAGTCACGCCCCAACTTGAGTGTCGTTGAGGATGATTTAGATTTAGATCAAGATCTCGCCTTAGCTTAAGTACACAACCGATCAGATCAACCGTGTTTTAAGATCAAAACTTTAAAAAACGATATACCAATTATCGATTTAAGCCAGAAGCCGGGTTTCTTGAGGAAATCCGGCTTCTCTGTGGGATGGGGGATGATACAGGGCGAAGCGCTGTAAAGTAATAAGTAAGGAATCAAAAGTGGACCGTTACACCATGAGTATCCATCTCACTGCTGACCAAGAAGAATTCATTCAAACCAAGCTGGCCTCTGGGAAATATCAAACCTCTGAAGAAGTCATTTCCACTGCCTTACACCTGCTTGATGAATGGGAAAAAGCCCAAACCCAATGGGTGGAAGAGGTCACCTCCAAAATTGATGCAGCCGTATCTGCGTCTGAACATACACCACCCATTGATGGAGAATCGTTCATTGATGAGATTTTAGAGCGTCTGGGTCGAGCGCGTTAGGAGACGACGATGAACCGCTATACCCTCAATATTTTAGCAACCCAAGATCTCAATGAGATTGCGGAGTATTTTGCGAACTCGAATGTAGACGCAGGAGAAGAATTTTTTTGGAGTTTAATCAGCGATGTAAACAACTGGTTGATTTTCCCTATTCAGGTAAAAGCTATGCAGATTTACGTCTTGGACTCCGAGGCTTATCATTCAAGGGTTATATTATCTTTTATCGAGTTTTGGAGGATGGGGTGGAAATCTTGCGAGTGTTGAGCGGTCGTCGGAATCTTCCTCAATTCTTTCAGGAATCTGAATAAGCTTATAGTCAGTAAAATAACAAATATCCCCCATTCCCCCATCTCCCCATCCCCCATGCTCCGCTTCCTCAACTGTCTCAAACGGCTCTTCAACCGGTGGTTCGGCAAAAAACGCCAACCCCGAAAAACCGCCGCGCCACCGCCTGCTCCTGCGCCGGATAATGCCGAATGCGAAGCCGTATTCATGGAACTGTTGGAGGGAGTTGACCAAGGATGGACAAGGGGCAAGGGTCAAAGCTTCTTGTTTCGTAAAAATATCTCCAAGGACACCCTCATCGCCTGGTTACGGGACTTTGCCCAGCGCGTACGGCAGAACCCAGAACAGCACCGGGAACTGGGGAGACGGTTGCAGAAACTGGGGAACCTTGCATGGAGGGAACTCTCGCCAGTCGCGGCACGTTTGGCGCAGGAGTTGGTGGTAGTGGAGAAACCGAGAGAGGAAGGGACAGATACGGAGGTTGACGGGGATGGGTTGGTAACAGATGAGGAAGAGGCGAAAGACACCATAACAGACTTCATACTGTCGATATTAACAAGACAATACAAGCAAGGTGATTTATTGGGAGCTATCACTTCCGTTGATAAGTGCCTAGAGATTAAATCCGATGATCACAAACTTTGGACAATAAAAGGTAGCTTATTGTCAGAGTTGGGTAGATACGAAGAAGCAATCGACTCCTTCAACCGGGCAGTTACAATTGAAATGAATTACCCTAGTGCTTGGTACCACAAGGGGCTGGCGCTGTATCACTTAGGCAGAAATGAAGAGGCGCTGATCAACTACGACCAGGCACTGAAGATTAACTCGGATTACTATGAAGCTTGGAACAACCGGGGCAATGTGCTACGTGAGTTAGGGGAATATGAAGAAGTTATCGCCTCCTTCGACAGGGCACTGGAGATCAAAGGGGACATATATGAAGCTTGGTTAAACCGAGGACAATGTGTTGGAAAACTACATTCCGCTCCTCTGCCATCTTCTGCCCTCACCCGCCAATATCCCCAACTCAACCAACGGGGTTTTGAAGGGGCACTTGCCAGCTACCAGCTAGGCTTAACCTTCTGTACCCAAGACCAACACCCCCAAGGTTGGGGACTGTTACACTATGAAATTGGTCGCACCTACTATTACCGAGGACGCAAAAGCCTCTACACTCGCGACGCAGGACGCTCTGACTTCCGCGAAGCTCTCAAGCACTACAACCAAGCCCTGCAAACCCTCACCAGAGAAGCCTATCCTCAAGATCATCTCGAACTCATCCAATATCTAATCCGTGTCCACAACGCCCTCCACAACGAAGATGAACGCAAAAAATGGCGCAATGAAGGCTTAGAGGTTTGGAGCCAACTGCTCAACGACCCCCATAAATCTTCCCAACAAAAACGCCAACTCGCCATCCAATTTATCCGCTTCGCCCGGATGCGCGTCGATGTCCTCCTCGAAGACAACCTACTCCTAGAAGCCTTCCGCGCTGCCGAAGAACAAAAAAACCTCTATCTCACCTGGATCTTAGACCGTCAAAACCAACATATCCTCAGTCCCACCACCCGCGACATCTAACAGAACCTCCTCAACCCCACCACTGCCCTCATTTATTGGCATCTCAGCGACCTCACCCTCACCACGTTCCTCCTCCTCCCCGGTGAACCTGAACCCATCCCCTTCACCAGCAAAACTGAACCCCTAAAACGCTGGCTCCACAACTGGGACACCACCTACGAGGAACACCACAAAACCAAAACCACCACCGAAAGCCACTGGCGCAAAACCCTCCCCCAACAACTCAAAGAACTCAAAGAACTGCTCGATATTGAAACAATTCTCTCTCATCTCCCAACCGTAGGGGCGAAAAATTTTTCGCCCCCACAAACCGATATCCAAAATCTAATCCTCATTCCCCACCTCGACTTACACCGTCTCCCCCTGCACGCTCTCTTCCCCGAAACCTTCACCCTCACCACTCTCCCCAGCGCCCAAGTCGGCATCCAAAACACACCTTCTCCCACCAGAGAGGGCACAACTCTCCTCAATATCCAAAATCCCGATAGCATCAGTGAAGACAGCACCCCCTTACCTCCCCTTCCCGATGCCGATGTCGAATCAGCATACATTGCTCGCTGCGTCTCCCATGCTCTCACGTTGCCCAACACCCAAGCCACCCACGAAGCCGTCACCCAGCACCTGAAAACCGCCAACGCTACCCTCTTCCACTTTACCGGCCACGCTTCCTACAACGACAAACACCCCCAACGCTCCGCCCTCTACCTGAGCCAACAGGAACGCCTCACCGTGCAAACCCTCAGCCAACTCAACCTGAGCACCTATGAACTCGCCTGTCTTTCCGCCTGCGAAACCGGAACCACTGGTAGAGAAGCCTTCGAGAATGATTATGTGGGCATCAGTAGCGCCTTCCTCGCTCAAGGAGTCTCCCATGTTATTGCTACCCTCTGGACTGTAGAATCAGAAGCGAGCGCTCTATTCATGATGCGCTTTTACGAACAGCGCCAGCACCATCCCCATTTATCCGATATTGTCCTGTTTAATCAGATTCAACGTTGGTTTAAACAAGTTGCCTATGGCGAGTTATGGCAATGGTACGAAGCCATTCTCGCGGGTCTAGAATCTGATGAAAGCACGATTCAACCGATGTTAGTGGGAACATTGTTAAGTCGAGGGAAAAAATCGCCAGAAGATTCTCCCTATTCCCATCCCTATTATTGGGCAGCATTTACCATTTCTGGAACGTAGTGCCTTGACTATGCTAAAATGGTGGAATGAATTTGTTTTGTAGTCAGGGCTTTAGCCCTATCCAACTAGGCTTTTAAGCACTAAAGTGCTTACTACAAACAAAGCCCTATTTTAGGTAGGTCAGCCCACTAAGAATTAACTACATTTTACTGGATAGACTTATATCAATCATTTAAAGCAAAAATGAACTTCAACGCCCTATCTATTTCGCTCATTATTGATTGCTCCAGTTCTCCTCGAACAGCAACCAAACGGGAACGATAATCAACCGGATGAGTTTTTAAACAATCA is a window encoding:
- a CDS encoding type II toxin-antitoxin system RelE/ParE family toxin, which codes for MEFNQRCKQLVDFPYSGKSYADLRLGLRGLSFKGYIIFYRVLEDGVEILRVLSGRRNLPQFFQESE
- a CDS encoding ABC transporter permease, which translates into the protein MNFNRLRVVANNVFAETIRDRILYVWGLFAIIIVFMIPVVREVASTVEDKILLDVGLGLMEILGVAVTVFISTGLINKEIDQRTIYLLIAKPLNISELIVGKFLGVSAVLSVLVVGMMGIYLGILTLNQTSYASLTALIISALFLILKLSLITAAAILFGVFTRSLVALFLTFGIYFMGNLSADMVKLNALVETPLFSRLSQVLFIIVPDLSRLDVKNLAVYGMNSLPGAVTLTTNAGYGIVYTIALLALATIILAQREF
- a CDS encoding ribbon-helix-helix domain-containing protein yields the protein MDRYTMSIHLTADQEEFIQTKLASGKYQTSEEVISTALHLLDEWEKAQTQWVEEVTSKIDAAVSASEHTPPIDGESFIDEILERLGRAR
- a CDS encoding PspA/IM30 family protein, producing the protein MGLFDRIGRVLRANINDLVNKAEDPEKILEQSIIDMQEDLIQLRQAVASAIASQKKSQQQYNTAQNEANKWQQRAQLALQKGDENLAREALQRKKAQSDSATTIKVSLEQQTAQVDTLKKNLMQLEGKISEAKTKKDMLKARMQAAKAQENLQNTVSNIGTSSSLAAFDRMEEKVLQMEARSQAAYEIGGTGIEEQFAALEGSDVDDELAAMKAQLTGASPNQAALPQGTPDSSRSTSEVDDDLEQLRRELDKS
- a CDS encoding CHAT domain-containing protein yields the protein MHALFPETFTLTTLPSAQVGIQNTPSPTREGTTLLNIQNPDSISEDSTPLPPLPDADVESAYIARCVSHALTLPNTQATHEAVTQHLKTANATLFHFTGHASYNDKHPQRSALYLSQQERLTVQTLSQLNLSTYELACLSACETGTTGREAFENDYVGISSAFLAQGVSHVIATLWTVESEASALFMMRFYEQRQHHPHLSDIVLFNQIQRWFKQVAYGELWQWYEAILAGLESDESTIQPMLVGTLLSRGKKSPEDSPYSHPYYWAAFTISGT
- a CDS encoding tetratricopeptide repeat protein encodes the protein MLRFLNCLKRLFNRWFGKKRQPRKTAAPPPAPAPDNAECEAVFMELLEGVDQGWTRGKGQSFLFRKNISKDTLIAWLRDFAQRVRQNPEQHRELGRRLQKLGNLAWRELSPVAARLAQELVVVEKPREEGTDTEVDGDGLVTDEEEAKDTITDFILSILTRQYKQGDLLGAITSVDKCLEIKSDDHKLWTIKGSLLSELGRYEEAIDSFNRAVTIEMNYPSAWYHKGLALYHLGRNEEALINYDQALKINSDYYEAWNNRGNVLRELGEYEEVIASFDRALEIKGDIYEAWLNRGQCVGKLHSAPLPSSALTRQYPQLNQRGFEGALASYQLGLTFCTQDQHPQGWGLLHYEIGRTYYYRGRKSLYTRDAGRSDFREALKHYNQALQTLTREAYPQDHLELIQYLIRVHNALHNEDERKKWRNEGLEVWSQLLNDPHKSSQQKRQLAIQFIRFARMRVDVLLEDNLLLEAFRAAEEQKNLYLTWILDRQNQHILSPTTRDI
- a CDS encoding PspA/IM30 family protein; translated protein: MSVVDRLFRAVRAQVNDWIVQRQDPEKLLETAILELQDDMVRLRQSVAQAIAVQKRTERQYHQATVSAEDWHKRAQLSLEKGDETLAREALNRRKPYLETARLFQEHLEQQGDVVDRMRNDLRTLEGKIAEAKAKKELYIARARAAKTSEQLHQVMNQLNPRGTSAALERMENKVQELEAQAQLSSEWGKDPVEKQFQALESGTEISVEEELTLIKTQLKSQAPRSKSEYDRELEELRSRLNEL
- a CDS encoding DUF5357 family protein translates to MSNFIQLFKTLFSKPPTLWQILFMIGFGFWTIAALMPIFKLEKLQEPIAFFGFLTVLYALWIFLSQYTLDCWGIDFKPIIIWLIFSLIMSRTLDRVSQKVLWVSYPESIALTQLFPDAIRLRSLDLGSAEGKKRLQRNIIILLSSLLISCWIYFYFMIDEWAIANPQLVNQNMDNSLFVIKLDPGKLRSPFSSD
- the fraC gene encoding filament integrity protein FraC; this translates as MLSINYPVIVILPLRTIALQILCLWVAIAIESYFLHTQLQLHPRFSIFYAATLNLLANLIGWFLFFNLELLLPNPIRQNVIDLVLFGQWERSSLSWILLAIIGAFLIGWFVKRQGLALLRNIRKMWIQRKYGEGGFSIAAREAFIEKAISRTVFNAHLMSNSVILLVVLMKFIRFSLNTP
- the lysS gene encoding lysine--tRNA ligase, translated to MFWADKIAQDAQGEQIVNDSKTPSGRVHVGSLRGVIIHDVIYRALKQAQKLVKFLYGVDDYDALDTVPKYLNQEHFKPYLGYPLCNVPSPEETASDYAKYFMGEFLQVFEYLGVQPKVYYLRDLYRTGQLNPYIDTFLNNADLIRQAYEQVSKAKRPDDWYPFQVVCENCGKIATTVVSDYNGEQVFYTCKPDSTDWVEGCGYSGWVSPFDGNGKLPWKVEWVAKWDILGVTIELAGKDHSQKGGSRDVANAICRKVLKKQPPFHSPYEFILVNGTKMSSSKGVGSSARDMAGLLPAELLRFLMLRTPPKTVINFAPNYETTTRLFRDYDTLIAKYQEWQSTGEEGELPKDLMSLLYAQLDSKIEPYQPFELSTLISLLQIPGLEIEAEIQKRMSSLTDRDWAEIRKRIAVGKKWLEDYADEEEKLVIYWDEIPEGASQLSEEQKTYLNQLVVNLEKLESWEAEELQTLIFSTTKELLIKPNLAFPAIYQSFLGKERGPKAGSLLSYLDRKFVVERLKAVLDLG
- a CDS encoding carotenoid oxygenase family protein, encoding MSSITESYPAWSRSLTQPGTEFPPTPLEILEGAIPQGLRGTLYRNGPGRLERGGVRVGHWFDGDGAILAVKFTDEGATGVYRYVQTEGYCAEGAANQFLYSNYGRTAPGPLWQRWGKRPKHSANTSVLALPDKLLALWEGDRPYRLDLETLDTEGKDDLSQLQPGMSYSAHPKVDAQTGEIFNFGTILGAKPKLCLYKSDRTGKILQMGEHVLKSVSIIHDFVLAGPYLVFFIPPIKLKLFPILLGTQCFSDALEWQPNGATQILIFDRQTLSLVSQQEAPPWFQWHFSNGFMDEQGNLAIDFARYEDFQTNTFLKEVPSGKTHTKALSQLWRSHLNPKTGELIDHYPLIEQHSEFPIVSPLEVGKPARYTYLSMHRPGTPLGEDLLNVIARWDNQTQTLEMGDPGLGSYPTEPLYVPSPETEEKGWVLTVIYHSSSHTSEIWIYDAHHLSDSPVCRLGLPSVIPIGFHGTFANEHQKPVF